TGGCGTGACGCGCGAACAGCTGAACAACGACCTTCGCGACCAAGGCCTGTTCTTCCCGATCGATCCCGGCGCCAACGCCTCGATCGGCGGCATGGCCTCGACCCGCGCTTCGGGCACGAATGCCGTGCGTTACGGCACCATGCGCGAAAACGTGCTGGCGCTCACCGTCGTCCTGCCCGACGGCAAGATCATCCACACCGGCAGCCGGGCCCGCAAATCCTCCGCCGGCTACGATCTGACGAGGCTGTTCGTCGGCTCGGAGGGCACGCTCGGCATCATCACCGAAGTGACGATCAAGCTTTACGGCATTCCCGAAACGATCTCGGCAGCGCTCTGCTCCTTCGAAGACGTCTCGCAGGCCGTCGACACGGCCATTGCCATCGTGCAACTCGGAATTCCGGTCGCACGCATGGAACTCATGGACCGTGGCCTGATCGCTGCCGTCAACCGTTATTCCGGGTTGGACCTCAAACTGGAAGACACCCTCGCCTTCGAATTCCACGGCTCCCCGGCAAGCGTCGAGGAACAGGTCGCCATGGTTGGCGACATCGTGCGCGACAATGACGGCAAGGACTTCGAATGGGCAAGTTCCCCGGAAGAGCGCAATCGTCTCTGGAAGGCACGCCACAATGCCTTCTACGCGGTTGTTTCCCAGCGGACGGACGCTAAGGGCTGGTCGTCGGATGTCTGCGTTCCGGTTTCCGAACTCGGCGGCTGCATCCTCTACACCCGCGAACTCCTGAAGGACTGCAAGGTGCCGGCCGCCATCCTCGGCCATGTCGGCGACGGCAACTATCACGTGGTCTTCGCCGTCGATCCTTCCAACAAGGAAGAAATGGCCGAGGTCGCGGCGATCAACAAGCAGATGGTCAAGCGGGCAATCTCCGTCGGCGGCACCTGCACGGGTGAACACGGCGTCGGCACCGGCAAGATCGCCTACATGCGCGAGGAACACGGCGACGCCGTGGATTTCATGGCGCTGCTGAAGCATGCCATCGACCCCTCCGGCATCATGAACCCGGGCAAGATGCTGCCCTGACGGCTGGCCATTGAAGCATTTCCAGCAATAGTGTGCCACGGTTTTGCGTCCGGAAATGCGTAAAAACAAACAGATAGAGTATTTTCGCGTTTCGGAGAAAGGCGGAAATACTCTAGCCAGTCACCCTCAATCTTCGATGAAGATCAGCGCTGGCGTTTCCAGCAGGGTTTTCAGCCGCTGGACGAAGGTTGCCGCATCCCAGCCGTCGACCACGCGGTGATCGAAGCTGGAGGACAGGTTCATCATCCTGCGGGGAATGAACTGTCCCCTGCCGTCCCAAACCGGACGCGTGGCGATCTTGTTGACGCCGATGATCGCCACCTCGGGGTGATTGATGATCGGCGTCGAGACGATGCCGCCCAGCGAGCCGAGAGAACTGATGGTGATCGTGGAGCCCGTCAGTTCCTCGCGCTGGACACGGCCGGTTCTGGCAGCTTCGGCGACGCGGACAAGTTCAGTCGCGCAACCCCACAATCCCAGAGCCTCGGCGTGGCGCACCACCGGCACGGAAAGTCCGGCCGGTGTCTGTGTCGCGATGCCGACATGCACCGCGCCATACCGGGTGACGACACCCGTCTCGTCGTCGAACGTTGCATTCATCGTCGGCTGGTCGTCCACTGCCCGCACCAGCGCCCGCATCAGAAAAGGCAGGATCGTCAGTTTCGGCTGATCCGGTTTGCGCCCACCATTCATCGTGGCGCGAAGCTCCTCCAGATCGGTCACATCGACTTCCTCAACATAGGTGATATGGGGGATACGCGAGGCGGAAAGGGCCACCTTCTCGGCGATCTTCCTGCGCAGGCCGGTGATCCTGATTTCCTCCACCGCCATGTTCCGGCCGAAACCTGCGGCCATGCCCGAAACACGCGGTCCGCTCGACAAGAAGGCATCGAGGTCCTCATGCGTGATGCGTCCGTCCGGCCCGGTCCCTTTCACCTTGTTCAGGTCGACACCCGACGCCTGTGCCCGATGGCGCACGGCAGGAGCCGCCAGTGGCCTGGCGCCAGCCTCAACAACCGGCACAGGCAGGGGTTCACTCTTTCCCGACGTTTCGGAAACCTCCGGCGGAACAACTTCCAGAGCCGGTGCAACCTGAACAGGGGGCGCTGGCATTTCAGCCTTCGCAACCGGCTCCGGTTCCTCCACCGGTGAAGGCGCAACCGAGCCGGAAGCGATATCGATCCTGATCAGCGGCGCCCTGACCGCCACCTGTTCGCCCACTTCGGCGGCAAGCCATGTCACGACGCCGGCCACGGGCGAAGGGATCTCTACTGTCGCCTTGTCGGTCATCACTGCCGCCAGCACCATGTCCTCGCGGACAGGATCACCGGGCTTCACATGCCATTCCACCAGTTCGGCCTCTGCGACACCTTCGCCGACATCGGGCATATTGATAACGTATTCGCTCATGGGTCACGCCTTCATGATGTCTGTGAGCGCCCTGCCGATGCGCTGCGGGCCGGGGAAATAGTCCCATTCCTGGGCGTGCGGATAAGGGGTGTCCCAGCCGCAGATACGGATCACGGGTACCTCCAGATGGTAGAAGCAATGCTCCTGAACGAGCGCGACCACCTCCGCGCCAAAGCCCGAGGTCAGCGTCGCCTCATGCACCATGATGCAGCGCCCGGTCTTCGAGACGGATTGCACGATCGTATCGAGATCGAGCGGCAGCAGGCTTCGAAGATCGATGACCTCGGCATCGACGCCCGTCTCCTCGACAGCGGCGAGCGCCACATGGACCATGGTGCCATAGGCGATCACGGTCACATCATTGCCCAGCCGCCGGACCTTGGCCTTGCCGATAGGCACCGTGTAGTGCCCTTCCGGCACGTCTCCGAGGGGATGGGTGGACCATGGAACCACCGGACGGTCATGATGACCGTCGAACGGGCCGTTATAGAGCCGCTTGGGCTCCAGAAACATCACCGGATCGGGATCCTCGATCGAGGAAATCAGCAGCCCCTTGGCATCGAACGGGTTCGACGGAACGATGACCTTCAGGCCGCTGACATGCGTGAACAGCGCCTCCGGGCTCTGGCTATGCGTCTGGCCGCCGAAGATCCCGCCACCCGTCGGCATTCGGATCACAATGGGGCAGGTGAAATCGCCGTTAGAGCGATAGCGGATCCGCGCCGCTTCCTGGGTGATCTGGTCATAGGCGGGATACATGTAATCGGCGAACTGGATTTCGACGCAGGGCTTCAGCCCATAGGCGGCCATGCCGATGGCCGTGCCGACAATGCCGGACTCGCTGATCGGCGTGTCGAAGCAGCGTGTCTTGCCGTATTTCGCCTGCAATCCTTGCGTGGCGCGGAAAACGCCACCGAAATATCCGACGTCCTCTCCGAAGACGACGACATCGTCGTCACGCGCCATGGAGATATCCATGGCGCTGCGAACCGCTTCGATCATGGTCATTCTGGTCATGTCAGCACCCCGCCATCCGGCGTTGCCGATGGAGGTGAGCCGGCATCACGGCATAGACGCCTTCGAAGATGTCGCGCACGGACGGCTTGCCTCCGGCATGCAGCGTGCCGTGGCTCTCGGCCTCCTTCTGCGCCTCGGTCACGACATCCATGATCTCGGCTTCGGCCTGCAGGTGTCGCTCCTCCGACCAGACCCCGCGTGCAATAAGATGCTTCTTCAGCCGCAACACGGGATCGCCGAGCGGCCATGCCTCCGACTCCGTCTTCGGCCGGTAGGCGCTCGGATCGTCCGACGTCGAATGGGCGCCGACACGATAGGTGACATATTCGATCAGGGTCGGGCCGAGATTGCGCCGCGCCCGCTCGACCGCCCAGCGCGCGACGGCATGAACGGCGAGATAGTCGTTGCCGTCCACCCGCAGCGCCGGAATGCCGAAGCCGAGACCACGAGCGGCAAAGGTGCCGGACCCGCCCCGGGCGATGCCCTGAAAGGTGGAGATGGCCCACTGGTTATTGACTACGTTGAGGACCACCGGCGCCTTGTAGGTCGAGGCGAAAACCATGGCCGAATGAAAATCCGATTCCGCCGTCGAGCCGTCGCCGATCCAGCCGGCCGCGATCTTCGTGTCCCCCTTGATGGCGGAAGCCATGGCCCATCCCACCGCCTGCACGAACTGGGTGGCGAGATTGCCGGAAAGCGTGAAGAAGCCATGCTCCTTCGACGAATACATCACCGGCAACTGGCGGCCGTGCAGCGGGTCTCCCTCGTTGGAGAAGATCTGGTTCATCATGGTCACCAGCGGATAATCGTCCGCGATGAGCAACCCAGCCTGGCGATAGGTGGGAAAGTTCATGTCACCCTTGGACAACGCCTTGCGAAAGGCGCAGCTTACCGCCTCTTCGCCGAGATGCTGCATATAGAAGGACGTCTTTCCCTGCCGCTGCGCCATCAGCATGCGCGCATCGAAGGCGCGCAGCAGCAGCATGTGCCTGAGCCCGGCAAGAAGCTCCTCGTCGGAGAGAAGACCAGCCCAGGGACCGACGGCGCTGCCCTCATGATCCAGCACGCGAATGATCGAATAGGCGAGGTCGCGCATGGTTTCAGGCGCGGCATCGATCTCCGGCCTCGGCACAGATCCGGCCTTTGGAATCCTGACGTTGGAAAAATCCGGCTGGTCGCCCGGCCGAACGGCCGGCTCCGGCACATGCAGGCTCAAATGCGTGTTTGCGGTCATGCCCTGTGCTTCCTCCCTGCTATCGCCGCCGCCTCCGGACGGCCAGCCGAAGAGTTCCGCTCTTCAGCAAAGTTCGACAGCGATCGCGGTGGCCTCCCCGCCACCAATGCAGATCACCGCCATTCCTCGTCTCAGGCCGTGCTGCCGCAACGCGGCAAGCAAGGTCACCATGATGCGGGCGCCCGAGGCACCGATCGGATGGCCAAGCGCGCAGGCGCCGCCATGAATATTGACCTTGTCATGCGGCAGATCGAGATCACGCATCGCCGCCATCGCGACAACGGCAAAAGCTTCGTTGATCTCGAAAAGATCGACATCCCCAAGGTTCCAGCCGGACTTTTCGGAAAGCCGCGTCAGAGCGCCGACGGGAGCGGTGGTGAATTGGGACGGCGCCCGGGCTTCGGTCGCATGCCCCATGATCGTAGCCAGGGGTGCGAGCCCCCGTCGCTCCGCCTCCGACCGGCGCATCAGCACCAGCGCTGCCGCGCCGTCGGAAATAGAGCTGGAATTTGCGGCCGTAACAGTGCCTCCGTCGCGGAAGGCCGGGATCAGGGTCGGGATCTTGTCCAGCCGCGCCTTGCCCGGCTGCTCGTCGATGGCAATCACCTGCTCGTCGCGACCGCTGGGAACGGTCACCGGCGCGATCTCCCGGTCGAACCAGCCTTCCGCTATTGCCCTGCGAGCACGCTCCAGCGAGGCAATGGCATAGGCATCCTGCATGTCGCGCGTGAACTGATAGGCTTCGGCGCAATCCTCCGCGAAACTGCCCATCAGCCGGCCCTTGTCATAGGCGTCTTCGAGACCGTCGAGGAACATGTGGTCCATCACCCTGCCATGGCCCAGCCGATAGCCGCTGCGGGCGCGATCGAGCAGATAGGGCGCATTGGTCATGCTCTCCATGCCGCCCGCCACTGCGATGGATGAACTGCCGGCGATGATGAGATCGTGGGCCAGCATCGCGGCCTTCATACCCGACCCACACATCTTGTTGATGGTCGTCGCACCGGTAGAACTGCGAATATCGGCAGCCATCGCCGCCTGCCGCGCCGGTGCCTGCCCTTGTCCCGCCGACAGCACGCAGCCGAACAGCACCTCGTCGACCTGATCGCCGGCAAGACCGGCTCGCTCGAGCGCTGCCCGCATAGCCACCGCACCGAGAGACGGAGCAGTCACGGATTTCAAAGCGCCCTGAAAACCGCCCATGGGCGTGCGGGCGGAACCGACGATAACGACAGGATCATGCTCAGTCACTTTCCACCTCCCCGGAAAGAACCTTGCCCGCATCACGGCTCCTCCAAGCCGGGACGCTCACCACCGGGACATGAGATCAAACGATCTGCCAATTCCCGATTGAGTGAACGGTATCACCATAGCGTTTTCATTTCAAAGCTAATTTGATTGACAGATTTGGCAACAGAGATATCTTTGACCCATCGATCTCAAGAACTGTAGATCATTTGATCCATGGAAACGCTCGACGCCTTCGATCGGAAAATCCTGCATGTCCTCGGCGAGGACGGGCGGATAAGCTGGCGCGATCTCGCATCCCGAATTGGACTGTCGTTCACGCCGACACTGAGGCGCGTGCGCAAGCTGGAGGAAGCCGGGATAATCCGCGGCTATACCGCCGTCTTCGACGAAAACCGGCTTCTCGGCACGATGGGCGTATTCATTTCGGTTACGCTGGAACGCCAGATCAAGGACGCGCTGACGACGTTCGAACATAGCGTCGCCTCCATCCCGGAGGTGGTCGGCGGCTACCAGACCAGCGGAAGCTCGGATTATCTGATTCATGCCATGGTGCGCGACCTGCCGCATTACCAGGAACTTCTCGACTTCCTGACGACGGTTCCGGGCGTGGCGCGCATCCAGTCCAATTTCGCCATCAAGACTTTCGTGCGCCGGTCGGCCGCATTCACCGGAGGTACGGAAACATAAAACAGGGCGGCCGGCGTGGAGGAGACGCCGGACCGTCTTTCACCGCAGAGACGGCTGCGCGAAATCCGTCGGGAGGAGGAATATGCGATGAGCCTGGATCTCGCCGCAGTTTTCGACGCCGGTCTCGGGGAGGAGATCGGGGCGCTACGCGACAGCGTGCGCAAGTTTGCTCATGACAGGATCGCGGCGCTTGCGGCGGAAATTGACCGGGAGGACCGTTTCCCACGCCATCTCTGGCCGGAAATGGGCGCGCTCGGCCTGCACGGCATCACGGCCTCGGAGGACTATGGCGGGGCCGACATGGGCTATCTCGCCCATTGCGTCGCAATGGAGGAGATCAGCCGCGCTTCGGCATCCGTCGGCCTTTCCTACGGCGCTCATTCCAACCTCTGCATCAACCAGATCCATCGCTGGGGCACGGCCGAGCAGAAACGGCGATACCTGCCGAAGCTCATATCCGGCGAGCATGTCGGGTCGCTTGCGATGAGCGAGACGGAAGCGGGCTCCGACGTCGTATCCATGCGGCTGAAGGCGGAACGAAAGGGCGATTGCTACTTCCTGAACGGCTCCAAGATGTGGATCACCAACGGCCACGAAGCCGATACGCTGGTGGTCTACGCGAAAACCGACGCAACTGCCGGCCCGCGCGGCATCACCGCTTTCCTCATCGAGAAGAACTTCAAGGGCTTCCGGCCGGCGCAAAAACTCGACAAGCTCGGCATGCGTGGCTCCCCGACGTCCGAACTCGTTTTCGAGGATTGCGAGGTGCCCGAGGAAAACGTGCTGGGCAAGGTGAACGACGGCGTCACCGTGCTCATGAGCGGCCTTGATTACGAACGCGCCGTGCTGGCGGCGGGCCCGATCGGCATCATGCAATCCGCGCTCGATCTCGTGCTTCCCTACAGTCGCGAACGGCACCAGTTCGGCAAGGCGATCGGCGAATTCCAGCTCGTGCAGGGCAAGATCGCCGACATGTATACCGCGATGAACGCTTCCCGCGCCTATGTTTATGCCGTGGCCCGCGCCGGCGATAACGGTCGCCTCACGCGGCAGGATGCGGCGGGCGCGATCCTGTTTTCCGCCGAGCATGCGACGCAGGTGGCGCTGGATGCCATCCAGATCTTGGGCGGCACCGGCTACATGAACGAAAGCCCCGCCGGGCGGCTCCTGCGAGACGCCAAGCTCTACGAGATCGGCGCCGGCACCAGCGAGATCCGGCGCATGCTGATCGGTCGTGAACTGTTCAAGAACAATGCGTGAGGGCATGATGCGGCTCAAATCCAACATCACCCGCGACGCCAGCTACCACGCCAACACTGCCTTCATGCGCGGCCTTGTCGATGACCTGAACGCAAGGGTCGCAGAAATCGCCATGGGTGGCGGCGAAGCGGCCCGCAACCGGCACACCGCCCGCGGCAAGCTCTTGCCTCGCGACCGGGTGGATGCGCTTCTCGATCCCGGCACGCCATTTCTGGAACTGTCTCAATTCGCCGCCTACGGCGTCTATGACGAAGCGGTGCCGGCAGCAGGCATCATCACCGGCATCGGCCGGGTGACAGGCCACGAGTGCATGATCGTCGCCAACGATCCGACCGTTAAGGGCGGGACTTACTATCCGCTGACGGTGAAGAAGCATCTGCGCGCCCAGGAAATCGCCCGGGAAAGCCGCCTGCCCTGCCTCTATCTGGTCGATTCCGGCGGCGCATATCTGCCGCTTCAGGACGAGGTGTTTCCCGACCGCGATCATTTCGGCCGTATCTTCTACAATCAGGCGACCATGTCGGCGGAAGGCATACCCCAGATCGCCGTCGTCATGGGAAGCTGCACGGCGGGCGGCGCCTATGTGCCCGCCATGAGCGACCAGTCGATCATCGTGAAGAACCAGGGCACCATCTTTCTCGGTGGTCCGCCGCTGGTGAAGGCTGCAACCGGCGCAGTGGTAACGGCCGAGGAACTGGGCGGAGCCGACGTCCATTCCCGCACCTCCGGTGTAACCGACCACTACGCCAATGACGACCGTCACGCGCTGGCGCTGGCACGCCGGATCGTGGGAACGTTCAATCGCCCAAAACGCATCGGCATCGAAATACGGCAGCCCGCCGAGCCGGACTACCCGGCGGAGGAACTGTACGGCATCGTGCCGGAGGACACGCGAAAGCCCTTCGACGTGCGCGAGGTCATCGCCCGCATCGTCGATGGTTCCGAATTCGACGAGTTCAAGGCGCTCTACGGCACCACGCTGGTCTGCGGCTTCGCCCACATCTTCGGCTATCCCGTCGGCATCGTCGCCAATAACGGTATCCTGTTTTCAGAGTCGGCGCTGAAGGGAGCCCATTTCATCGAACTCTGCTGCCAGCGCGGAATTCCGCTCGTTTTCCTGCAGAACATCACGGGCTTCATGGTCGGGAAGAAGTATGAGGCCGGCGGCATCGCCAAGCACGGCGCCAAGCTGGTGACGGCTGTCGCCTGTGCAAGGGTACCGAAATTCACGGTCATTATCGGCGGCTCCTTCGGGGCCGGCAATTACGGCATGTGCGGCCGTGCCTATTCGCCGCGCTTCCTGTGGATGTGGCCGAATGCGCGTATCTCGGTAATGGGCGGCGAGCAGGCGGCCTCCGTGCTGGCGCAGGTCAGGCGCGACGGTTTGGAGGCTCAGGGCAAGGTCTGGCCAGCCGAAGAGGAGGAAGCCTTCAAGACGCCGATCCGCAAGAAATACGAGACCGAGGGCCATCCCTACCATGCCAGCGCGCGTTTGTGGGATGACGGCCTGATCGACCCGGCGGATACGCGAATGGTGCTCGGCCTGGGGATTTC
The window above is part of the Rhizobium sp. ACO-34A genome. Proteins encoded here:
- a CDS encoding 2-hydroxy-acid oxidase, which produces MSALPEALAQALAGRFGERFSLAQAVREQHGHGESHHTTAIPDGVVFAETTEDVAETVRLCAGHKVPVIAFGAGTSLEGHLIALKGGITIDLSRMNRVLRVSSADLDCTVQAGVTREQLNNDLRDQGLFFPIDPGANASIGGMASTRASGTNAVRYGTMRENVLALTVVLPDGKIIHTGSRARKSSAGYDLTRLFVGSEGTLGIITEVTIKLYGIPETISAALCSFEDVSQAVDTAIAIVQLGIPVARMELMDRGLIAAVNRYSGLDLKLEDTLAFEFHGSPASVEEQVAMVGDIVRDNDGKDFEWASSPEERNRLWKARHNAFYAVVSQRTDAKGWSSDVCVPVSELGGCILYTRELLKDCKVPAAILGHVGDGNYHVVFAVDPSNKEEMAEVAAINKQMVKRAISVGGTCTGEHGVGTGKIAYMREEHGDAVDFMALLKHAIDPSGIMNPGKMLP
- a CDS encoding methylcrotonoyl-CoA carboxylase codes for the protein MRLKSNITRDASYHANTAFMRGLVDDLNARVAEIAMGGGEAARNRHTARGKLLPRDRVDALLDPGTPFLELSQFAAYGVYDEAVPAAGIITGIGRVTGHECMIVANDPTVKGGTYYPLTVKKHLRAQEIARESRLPCLYLVDSGGAYLPLQDEVFPDRDHFGRIFYNQATMSAEGIPQIAVVMGSCTAGGAYVPAMSDQSIIVKNQGTIFLGGPPLVKAATGAVVTAEELGGADVHSRTSGVTDHYANDDRHALALARRIVGTFNRPKRIGIEIRQPAEPDYPAEELYGIVPEDTRKPFDVREVIARIVDGSEFDEFKALYGTTLVCGFAHIFGYPVGIVANNGILFSESALKGAHFIELCCQRGIPLVFLQNITGFMVGKKYEAGGIAKHGAKLVTAVACARVPKFTVIIGGSFGAGNYGMCGRAYSPRFLWMWPNARISVMGGEQAASVLAQVRRDGLEAQGKVWPAEEEEAFKTPIRKKYETEGHPYHASARLWDDGLIDPADTRMVLGLGISAALNAPVERTQFGIFRM
- a CDS encoding 3-methyl-2-oxobutanoate dehydrogenase (2-methylpropanoyl-transferring) subunit alpha; translated protein: MTANTHLSLHVPEPAVRPGDQPDFSNVRIPKAGSVPRPEIDAAPETMRDLAYSIIRVLDHEGSAVGPWAGLLSDEELLAGLRHMLLLRAFDARMLMAQRQGKTSFYMQHLGEEAVSCAFRKALSKGDMNFPTYRQAGLLIADDYPLVTMMNQIFSNEGDPLHGRQLPVMYSSKEHGFFTLSGNLATQFVQAVGWAMASAIKGDTKIAAGWIGDGSTAESDFHSAMVFASTYKAPVVLNVVNNQWAISTFQGIARGGSGTFAARGLGFGIPALRVDGNDYLAVHAVARWAVERARRNLGPTLIEYVTYRVGAHSTSDDPSAYRPKTESEAWPLGDPVLRLKKHLIARGVWSEERHLQAEAEIMDVVTEAQKEAESHGTLHAGGKPSVRDIFEGVYAVMPAHLHRQRRMAGC
- a CDS encoding alpha-ketoacid dehydrogenase subunit beta, which codes for MTRMTMIEAVRSAMDISMARDDDVVVFGEDVGYFGGVFRATQGLQAKYGKTRCFDTPISESGIVGTAIGMAAYGLKPCVEIQFADYMYPAYDQITQEAARIRYRSNGDFTCPIVIRMPTGGGIFGGQTHSQSPEALFTHVSGLKVIVPSNPFDAKGLLISSIEDPDPVMFLEPKRLYNGPFDGHHDRPVVPWSTHPLGDVPEGHYTVPIGKAKVRRLGNDVTVIAYGTMVHVALAAVEETGVDAEVIDLRSLLPLDLDTIVQSVSKTGRCIMVHEATLTSGFGAEVVALVQEHCFYHLEVPVIRICGWDTPYPHAQEWDYFPGPQRIGRALTDIMKA
- a CDS encoding acetyl-CoA acetyltransferase (Catalyzes the synthesis of acetoacetyl coenzyme A from two molecules of acetyl coenzyme A. It can also act as a thiolase, catalyzing the reverse reaction and generating two-carbon units from the four-carbon product of fatty acid oxidation), translating into MTEHDPVVIVGSARTPMGGFQGALKSVTAPSLGAVAMRAALERAGLAGDQVDEVLFGCVLSAGQGQAPARQAAMAADIRSSTGATTINKMCGSGMKAAMLAHDLIIAGSSSIAVAGGMESMTNAPYLLDRARSGYRLGHGRVMDHMFLDGLEDAYDKGRLMGSFAEDCAEAYQFTRDMQDAYAIASLERARRAIAEGWFDREIAPVTVPSGRDEQVIAIDEQPGKARLDKIPTLIPAFRDGGTVTAANSSSISDGAAALVLMRRSEAERRGLAPLATIMGHATEARAPSQFTTAPVGALTRLSEKSGWNLGDVDLFEINEAFAVVAMAAMRDLDLPHDKVNIHGGACALGHPIGASGARIMVTLLAALRQHGLRRGMAVICIGGGEATAIAVELC
- a CDS encoding ArsR family transcriptional regulator, which produces METLDAFDRKILHVLGEDGRISWRDLASRIGLSFTPTLRRVRKLEEAGIIRGYTAVFDENRLLGTMGVFISVTLERQIKDALTTFEHSVASIPEVVGGYQTSGSSDYLIHAMVRDLPHYQELLDFLTTVPGVARIQSNFAIKTFVRRSAAFTGGTET
- a CDS encoding branched-chain alpha-keto acid dehydrogenase subunit E2, which codes for MSEYVINMPDVGEGVAEAELVEWHVKPGDPVREDMVLAAVMTDKATVEIPSPVAGVVTWLAAEVGEQVAVRAPLIRIDIASGSVAPSPVEEPEPVAKAEMPAPPVQVAPALEVVPPEVSETSGKSEPLPVPVVEAGARPLAAPAVRHRAQASGVDLNKVKGTGPDGRITHEDLDAFLSSGPRVSGMAAGFGRNMAVEEIRITGLRRKIAEKVALSASRIPHITYVEEVDVTDLEELRATMNGGRKPDQPKLTILPFLMRALVRAVDDQPTMNATFDDETGVVTRYGAVHVGIATQTPAGLSVPVVRHAEALGLWGCATELVRVAEAARTGRVQREELTGSTITISSLGSLGGIVSTPIINHPEVAIIGVNKIATRPVWDGRGQFIPRRMMNLSSSFDHRVVDGWDAATFVQRLKTLLETPALIFIED
- a CDS encoding acyl-CoA dehydrogenase (catalyzes the formation of 3-methylbut-2-enoyl CoA from 3-methylbutanoyl CoA); amino-acid sequence: MSLDLAAVFDAGLGEEIGALRDSVRKFAHDRIAALAAEIDREDRFPRHLWPEMGALGLHGITASEDYGGADMGYLAHCVAMEEISRASASVGLSYGAHSNLCINQIHRWGTAEQKRRYLPKLISGEHVGSLAMSETEAGSDVVSMRLKAERKGDCYFLNGSKMWITNGHEADTLVVYAKTDATAGPRGITAFLIEKNFKGFRPAQKLDKLGMRGSPTSELVFEDCEVPEENVLGKVNDGVTVLMSGLDYERAVLAAGPIGIMQSALDLVLPYSRERHQFGKAIGEFQLVQGKIADMYTAMNASRAYVYAVARAGDNGRLTRQDAAGAILFSAEHATQVALDAIQILGGTGYMNESPAGRLLRDAKLYEIGAGTSEIRRMLIGRELFKNNA